The DNA region TTTTACAGCGAGATAGCCgagcgggttggggcgcggacttggaaATCTGAATATGAATCTCGCCGTATTGGTATTATATTTGGGGTgagcagtcctgttttttttctgcggtacatgctttttgtgtgcacgttttctcatacaatataacatgcttttgctcacaaaggtgatgtgcgtgcttttgcatgcgattttacacagatttttttactgttcagcctcgattatccaataTTTTCACAACCGAGTCAGGACTGTATATTTGATTCCCaactaacattttttgttgcggATCCTTAAATGCAACTATTTCGTAACacccaaaatgtgctatcacaaCATAGTTAGAACACTCGTGGTGCCCTAAAAAGCGCACGAAAATTTTATGTTGGCAACATTTAGCCGCTTGTTTCAACTTTGTTACGACGAAGTTCCAGAAACAATTTGTTTGTCTAAATATGTCGGTAAAGAAGTTTGTTGTGTTGTCATGATGTTGCCATTATGTTGTCGTTTAATTTGCGCGGAACaaacaaaatctttttaaacaaaaaaactaaagtgcCCCCTGCTGGGATTCTGGACTGGTACCTTCAGATCTTCACACCTTGCCTCTACTACCGAGCCACGGAAGAATTGATGAAAGGGTAAATTTTTGGGCTGAACTGtatctaaggatttttgatttcaatattATCCTTAGCACACAAATCGGGCTAAGTCACATGTTGCaacaatagggggatggcgtcgctatttttagaccacgttttccactttttcttcatcgaaaccgactactttttcgacttcattttgctgggcgagataggacgccgtctactttttgacgatgactcagcacttttccactcttgcacttaaaaaaaccagatggcagcacgatgtaacgccacgtcccaaTGGAACCAATAAGTTTTCAATATGTTTCGATTACAAAATGAAATGGATTGTTGCAAAGTTGTTTGCAATTCGAAACGTTTGCAACATTGCAACGTATTGTTGCTAAAATGTCATTTATATGTTTctacagcaaaacaaaacaaaaactggacTTAGTCCAATTTATCATGTTGCCAAATGCTACTTGGGTTAAGAAACAAAAGGACCACCCTAGTGAAAACCCCACCTTTTACCAACATTGGACCTGGGGTCGTCGAGGTCTCACGATTCAATCCCAAGGGGTGAACCATATGCAAAGAGCACAACCGACTTTATTTATTAATGTGCGataaattttgaatacataattttgaaaactcacTCTCCTCCAGCGGCAATTCCAAAAGcagcagcagtgttgccagatctgcaaaaTCAGCCGATCTTGGGGTCTGTTGAAGGAGGGTTGGAGGAAGAGCACATGGGCCTATCGTAGCTTGTATGTGAGTGTATGAGAGATGGGGGGGAGGTCCGGTTGTGCGTGGGAGCCTTGTGTGAATGAATGTGCGTGTGTTAGTGGAAAGGCTCTCGGTTAGTGCAGCAGCCATTTTTAGTCGGCCATTGCACGTACGCATGTTTACGCAACCAACAACGGAGCAACAGCAGTACCAGCACATGGAATTCATGAAGGGGATAGGCTTATGTGTTTGTACCTCATAAATTTTGAACTGTTCTGCAAACTCGGGTGTCCCACTTCTACCCTTTTGACCCCCGGTCTGGTCCCTCAGACAAATGGGCATCAGCTGCGGTTTGAGGTTAAGCACTTACGCAATGTCGAGATGTGATTAGATTAAAAGCATTTTGTGCAGCAGGGAGAGGCGGCCTCAGTCACACATACACAggcctttttaaaaattaaatcgatATGTGCGTTTGGTCACTTTGATAGAGAAACATTGTGGTTTGTCACCCGATGACAGTGCACAGAAGTGTGTGGGTGATTGCTGGATTAGTCAGTTTGTGAGACAACGTGTTAAATAAAATAACACAATCATTCATCtctaaaatgaaatgaaattataTCTATCGAATTCATATACACATGGAGCAAATAATTTTTGGTGACATTTAAATGGTAATTAAACCATAATCCGTTAGTTGATCAAGCCTGACTAATGAAATCATGCTTAAACATTCATATCGTTAATTACTGCCCTCTCAACCCATAATGTACGACTGTGTAGtcgttaaaaataattcatgttGCTCTTTTTCATTGCAAGCAGCAATGCAATGAGGAGCAGTTGCTCGCTAGGTTCCATCCAAAAATTATGCTCGTAGGCCCTTCGACGAAGTTAAGCATAGCGAGATAGGACGGCAGCATAAAAAACACACGAATTGCTAATCACTTCACATAACGAGATCATAAATGCGATGTCGCGCACTGGAACTTTTAATGAAGGCTTTGAAGGTTAAAAGCATAGCAAAACAGACTTGGCGTGACTGAAATGGTTTAGAGCGGTTACATTtctacttttttattcctgttttttttttagaatctaATGTATGTTTACCTCTGGTTAAGGCACAGCACCGCAAAGCTATATAAGCAACTCATTTTAAATTCAGCCGAATACTAAGCAAAGTGAGTTCATCGGTCAATCTATTACATCaagttttcttgttaaaatatcTATAGTATTCTTGTAAAATTTGCATCTCTACAATTTACAATGTTTCTGACTTGCTTCTTAATATTCATTCTTTCGACTCCCATTGCCGAGATTAGTTGTGGTTTGTTCAATATATTCGATCCCAAAGTCGATGGAAACGTGTACCAAATGTgggatttgttgttgttgctaacgaaaaataacattaaatttttactGTCTGGAAAGGACACCACACCTATAGAACAAGCAGTGACATTCTGGTGTGGCAATAGGTGAGTGTCAAAACCTCTTTGAACAAATGAAAGCTTTGTGATCTACAGTCTGAATCATTACAGTGAATCCCGCGCCTTGCAGCAAACATTCCCAAACAACTCCCGGATAAAGCACACCATCAACCCGACCAAACCGATGCACATCATCATTCACGGTTGGTTGGATAACCCGAACCGGAACTGGGTCCAAGCAACGGCCCGTAACCTTCTGGAGCACCTGGACACAAACGTCTGCATCGTTGGATGGCGCAATCTGGCCCACTACTACTACTCCCTGACGGCCCGTGTCCACACCGTCAAAGTGTCCAACCACCTGACCCAGTTCATCACGTTCCTCAACGACCTAGGACTCCCACTTAAGAACATCACCCTGATCGGACACAGCTTGGGGGCGCACATCAGCGGACAAGTTGGGCACAACTTCCACGGCCAAATCGGCGCAATCTACGGACTCGATCCGCCGGAACTGCTGTTCTCCGTCGCCCGAGGTCTTCAGTTTCGGCTGGATCGCAGCGACGCGCGGTACGTGCAGATGATTATCGTCACCAGGAATGCCGGCGGACTTCGGCGGCCGGATGGACACGGGAACTTCTTCCCCAATGGTGGAGTGTTTCCGCAGCCGAACTGCGTCCTGCCGTTGTTCGAAAGTGCTGAGTTTTCCGACCTGTTGTTCTGCAGTCATCTGCACGTTACGACCCTGTTCAGGCTGTCGATAGTGCCGGGCAACGCGTTTGTGGGGAGGGAATGTGCAAGCTATGGGGCGTTTTTGCATAAACGGTGTGCGTCCGACAGGACTAACCGGTTGGGAATCTACAGTGATCGATCCGGAGGGGACTTTTACTTGAAGACGACTTGGTTTTCTCCGTTTGTGAGTTCGAAAAATGAACGGTTTCTTCCGAAAATGTcggtttaaaaataaagtagaaaaattaatttgaattgtGAAAGTGAATCTACCAGAGcgattctctcagatttcggtcactcgttttttttgttttttttttttttaatctggctgaaacttttatggtgccttcggtatgcccaaagaagccattttgcatcattggtttgtccatataatttttcatacaaatttggcagctgtccatacaaaaatgatgtatgaaaattcaaaaatctgtatcttttgaaggaattttttgatcgatttggtgtattcggcaaagttgtaggtttggataaggaatattctgaaaaaaaaatgatacacggtaaacaaaatttggtggttctcaatttaactttttgtcacaaaaacatgatttccaaaaaacactatttttaatttttattttttgatatgtttttggggacataaattaccaacttttcagaaatttccagaatgggcaaaaaatctttgaccgagttatgattttttgaatcaatacagattttttcaaaaaatcgaaatattggtcgcaaaatattttcaacttcatttttcgatgtaaaatcgaatttgcaatcaaaaagtacttcattgaatttttgataaagtgcaccgttttcaagttatagccatttttaggtaacttttttgaaaatagtcgcagtttttcattattttaaattagtgcacaggtttgtccaattttgaaaaaaatatttttgtatttttggaaagctgagaaaattctctatagggtagaggacccagaaatcgcccactttatagtgggaATCTAAGAAATTTGACAAGAATTTaatgacaatttatggttttcggttctatttgttgtaaaACTTTGACAAACTATTTGcttttaagtttccacaaggtttttatcatttacaagttcatttttgttgaaattttgcgttttaataaagtgctctgaagtgcctattttcgcccccctaaatccaattttcgcccacccttggaaccagttttcgcccacgacaaaaatcaagaaatcaaataaaattatggCTCAAAACTAAGtaaatatggtctcctattgattCACAATATGTTCCTGAagctcaatatttttaaattgaaattcaaaaaaccctagttgtttttttttaacagatatCCCACTAATTTTGAGGttctaactaaaaccaaaacatgttcgcactcataaaaaatatgacttaatcaaaattcctgatagaactcatgtgtccctaTTCAACCAAGATaagggcacacagttacaattagttccatgttgttgttgattttattaggggaacTTGAACCCTATGGTTCATtctcccgaattgactcaatagaaaacttcgagtacctcttaaataaaaatattaagcaCATGTGCTATTTTGAAAGATGTTGTGTAACTACTTTTCCCTCCTTTGCTTAATTTGTTCTAcaatgtaccagtaaactcttacCACGTTTGAGCTAGGTGTCCCATATCTGAGTTTAGGTTAATTTTTGAACTGATGTTTTTACCAAAACACCCtgatgaatgaaataaaataaaataaataattaacctttaaaaataatctggaatgatccaaaaatattttcaagcacatttcgctgcgattagataagtttttatggtaaacgaaaaatGGTTCTAGctaaaatctgaaaacacagtactagatttcgccctggacgaaaattggatctcatgttttttcatgaccccaataatcgcccactttattttattgaaataacctttggtaaacttttgaaacaggtaaatcactatattttcatgaaattcagacatgCAGTGAAGCAATAAATTATTCAGATACATTATTTTCGGAtgaaatgagttgttttccctcattaacattattacccacTGTAGTcggaattgacaaaaatatggcggctgcaataaggcgttttttttaaatgcttataaaaacttaataaacaatagaaattcacTAGGAATGTTTCAATTAGagctagaaatgaatgaatatgcaaacctgcataataaattcaaacaaaaattggtaTAGGTTagctaaatacagattaaatccagtaggtgggcgaaaactggagcagggcgaaaactgggtcctctaccctattgttttttttttaactttgtttatacgacccttagttgctgagatattgccatgcaatgatttaaaaacaggaaaatttatcttttctaagtctcacccaaacaacccaccattttctaacgtcgatatctcagcaactaatggttcaattttcaatgttaaaatatgaaacgttagtgaaattttccgatcttttcgaaaacaatattttcataaaaattaaatcgtgactatcatttcaaaagggcgtaatattgaatgtttaacccttttggaatgttagtcttgatgatttgttttcctttaaaagatacagatttttgaattatcatacatcctttttgtatggacaacgcatcattttctaatgtcgatatctcaacaactaatggtccgattttgaatgttaatatatgaaacatttgtgaaattatattttcaaaattttcaaatcaagactaacattttaaaagggccaaacattcaatattacgcccatttaaaatgttagtcttggtttaaaatttttgataatattgttttcgaaaagatcggaaaatttcacaaatgtttcatattttaacattaaaaaatggtggtttttcgacattaaaaaatggtgggctgtttgggtgagacttagaaaacatcaattttcctgtttttatacctttgcattgcaatatctcagcaactaaaggtcgtatcaacaaagtccgaagaagcaaaatatagagaattttctcagcttttcaaaaatattttatccaaaagtgggcaaacatgtgcactaatttaaaaaaatgaaaaactgcgactattttcaaaaaagtcacctaaatatggattttacttgaaaacggtgcactttatcaaaattttactgaagtactatttgattttacatcgaaaaatgaagttgaaaaatgtttgcgaccaatatttcgattttttgaaaaaatcagtatcgattaaaaaattcataactcggacaatgattttttgcacaacttggaaatttctgaaaagttggcattttatgtactctaaaacatatcaaaaaataaaaaaaataaaaatagtgtttttttgctaatTAAGTTTTagcgataaaaagttaaataaaaaaaatcaccaaattttttttaccgtgtatcatatttttccagtgtagtccgaatccatacctacaactttgccgaagacatcaaatcgatcaaaaaattccttcaaaagatacagatttttgaattttcatacatcatttttgtatggacagctgccaaattagtatggaaaattatatggacaaactaatgatgcaaaatggcttctttcggcattccgaaggcaccaaaaaagtttcagtcggattaaaaaatacaaaaaaaaaatcgaatgaccgaaatcctagagaactgctcattatcTAAACATGAGTTCTTAAGAATGACAAATGGCTAAGGAAttgatataagaaaaaaaataaaacaaaataagaaaatatcagttattattttaaaagaagtCAACATTGTTCCAAAAATTGTGAAccaaaacccgatttaatcctcACTAAAACAAAATGCAATATTCTACAGCAATactctgatgtaatattacctttttatgatgtaatataaTAACCTCAAAAAGGTAGAAAAAGGGCCATTATACAAGAAAACTGATcaatccaccattttttaaAGGTGAACTTACTAAATTTTTCGGCATAAAAAAATACCCGTtcctagatgtaatattaccattgtTCTATATTTACTGTGCACCCTCTAACTGGAATTCAAATCTTTTTTAAGTCGTCCTTTCGCAAAGACGTTAAACtgcgttttgtaaaaaaaattaaacgaagttaatttttttttattaaacatttgTATATGGACATTTgccaaaagttaagaaaattttatggatTTCATGTAAAACATCATTTCATAAAGCTGTAATTAGATTTtatcatattttcgaaaattaagCGTAATTTAAAAACCAAATGACTTTTTAACCAAACCCATTTCGTGTGTTCCGAAACTGCAACCGGTCGTTGCAGAATCCCAATGTATTGAGGTCGAAGCTATCGTAATCCCAAGTTCCAGGAGTGTTCCTAACTGCTCCCCGGATACGACATGAGCCGCTGTCCAGAACGGTTCAcggaaatgttttgttttagtTCACTTGGCACGGGAAACGATAACAGAGCCCGCACATTTGCCGAGACTGTGGTAAAAATGTAATTAAATAGCGGTCAAAATTtccgattgatttttttcaattgtgttttgTGGAACTCAACTTGGTTTTACTTTTCCTCAAGAacccaataaaaatattaatgtttTTACCCAACCACGACCACTGTGTTGCGATAACGTAGAACTGGTTGCCCACAGGGCTTTACTCTGTTTTTTCCACTCTTTCGAATGTGAACTCACCGCTGCACACTTCCGGCGATTGTactttttttctccttttttgataattttaaactcCAACTTCGATCGATTCTGCTGCTGgcggtattttttgattttcctagtAAATTCAATTGCatcgttttcagttttcaaactGCACAAAAACTACTCACCTTTTCCCCTTCCAcgcaaaaaaaacacgattcaagCTCGATTTAATGGAAATGCTTCGTGGTGAAAACCCACAATCCGCTCGTTTACTACTTAGCCTAATAGGTCCTTTGATCCTGGCTAACAACGTGGCAAATGCAAATCCCCGACGACGCCAGTAACTCATCCAGGTGGAGGGATAAAGGTAAGAGGAGTGTTCGCTTCTCATTAATTTTTTatgcttcaaaaaatatttactgcTGCTGGCGGAATGAATCCGGAACTGAAGTGAAAACTAAGTGAAATATACATTCCAAGTTATTCCAAGTCATTCCAAGTCATTTTCAATGcatgatttcaaataaaaattacagcTCAAGTGTTAAACAAAACCTTCCTTTGAAAATATTCAgctgaaatgattttttcagtgCAAATAAatgttcactattttttttccaaatatttgcATGTTTATACCTTAAAGAATCAAAATcattaatcaaaaatttaacggtcaatttgaatgATAAGAAACTCACCACACCACGGTAATGTTAAACTACAGTTCTTCTATACGCGTTTCACATAAGCTTGAGACAACGTAAAGCTTGACCGCTTACGCCTACAAAAGATGTGGTGAATTTAACATGGCTGTGGTGAGTTTCTGATCATTCAAGTTGGCCGTTGAATAGTTAAATAGATAGATGAATTCAAACCGAAACTTCAGGCGTATGTTTTTCGCAAACGCAAGAATGAATTTTGCCAGTTGAGTATCCAGAAAGTCTCAAAAGTAAATCCGACGTCCATCATGCACGCCCGAGAAAATCTAACCGAGAATAGCATCAGATAATTACCGGAGAAACTTTCATCCCCTCAAACACATGTGGCGGGGTAAATGAGAACGTGCAAAACTTCTTAAAAACTCATTACCCAACAAAGAAAGAGTGAGCACCACACTTTCCCCCCCCCCAGGACCCCAGGCCAGATTGAGGGACGTGACCCGGAAGGAGCCCGCCACCGCCATGTGGTGTGTGGCTGTACTTCTTAGACATGTGCATAGCAAGGCAGGCACTTCAACGCCTTGGCTGTTTATTTCGCCATGTTTACCGAGGAGAACATTTAGCACGAAATTAATCTTTCCAGCAGGCTGTCTAGCGGGGCAGGAAGGACGTTTTCTCTGAAGTTGCACATTTCAAATGAGGACGTGGTGGAACGGACaagatgtttttgaaaaaatgtggtgATGTTGGCTTTAGTCAggtttgatttgaaaatgattttgaagtTCTACAACACTGAAGCAAAACAATAGCAATTACCACTAgcctaaaaaagtgttttatattgaaaaccactgacctaactgattcggagcgtttagTTCGGTATGTCCatgcatccttcctcccctgttgattctgtcgAATGtggtccgttcacagaatcctatCTGCAGTTAATGCAACGCaataggcctggccgctttaattgtGTCTGCACATTTTCGGGGTTACTCGGATGTCCTGTAATTAATAATATTTACGAAACAGGGCTTAGAGCGTAATCTAaccgcaagttcttccaggatgatttcttcggactggctgcgcattagggtgcccagaaaaaaaaatgaccacctgctccacaagcgaaaaacggttttttggtttattttaagcatctgtgtaaattttgagcgaaattggatgagattaacccattgatacccaagcctaaagttggcgaaaaaaaatgtttttcaaaaaaaaattacttttttaaatcgctaataacttttcaggatcgagttttacagctttggtgtgttctacaaagttgtagagaattaaattttcaataagaatctcacttttgggaatatttggatggaagtagcgcaccgtgcagaccaaaccgtgaGAAtcgtgggttttccatacattttttcgatttttcccatacaaacttcacctccgagtatcaatgggtaaatgatgaccgattttgctcatatttggcctagagtcctaaaataggttaaggtacaatattcagcttgtggagcgaggttttgaaaaaaagtcccatattctgggcatccTACTGCGCATGTATTCGAttcgattagataagattatGTTCAAATTCAGTGATGGTAGAATATTTATAATGAGTTTAATCGAGCAATTATCAAGAAATATGTTTTAAAGATACCGAATGAACGGTAAAATCAAAGCTTAGTACatgattttcaaaagaaatcaCGAAAATAACAAAACCCTTCAAATTTGTTAACAGTTTTTGCAGATAATTACTGTAAAAAATATCGACCACTCATTGATGTACTGCAGAAAATTTCATCAGTTGGTAACACACCTTCACTTGTATAGAAAGAAACTTAAGGTAATTGAATCGCTtgtattagaatttaacagggGTACAAGTATGAACAATGGAAAAATTATAATCCATCAGTCAAcaatttaattgttaaaaataatgataaaaataatataaaaatataaatattgaatttaCAAGCCATTGTATCAACATTTGAAtagaaaagtgctttaaaatgcattttacactagttcagttgttttgcaatcattatttttcaaaaaatgtaagatttgacgaaaacaataatgttagcgaaaaaaatcaactaaatttttgcaaaattttcgatgtttattaaaaacatcgaaaatttacaaaaattcaaaagattttcaaattaaactaaacatgcttaaaaatgacatttaacgcaggggaatgcagtttaatttgatttcagctgattgtacttaaatttccattgaaattttgaagtttgttgaaaaaatatttttgttttcgggccaactttaaaGAGGgggaggacaaaaactttaaataaaatttgtaccagccttgcagcatttttgaaaatactcaaaattttcacaaaactaagttttttcgaaaaaaatactcaaaatttcagtttttctcaatttttttatacgttttgaatgtaataacaacattttttgaaaatactaaaaaaaatcacaaaactacatattttcgactaaattttttttacgatatgggtatcaaacgatcggattttttttacatttcaaatgtgataacaacttttttgaaaatgcttaaaattttcacaaaactacgtattttttatttttttaacatttcagtcttttacaatatgggtatcagacgatcgggattttttcatacatttgtaatttaattaaaaaaacaaaattttggtaataatcaacattttcacaaaattatgtattttccaaattatacccaaaattttcagttattgCTACCCATTCCGTGAAAaactgagtattttttcgaaaaaaacgtagttttgtggaaATGTTGCGTATTTATGAAACATgttattcgaaatgtatgaaaaaatgagttttgaagaattttttggaatttgataatttgatacccatattatgaaaaactaaattattaatattttttcgaaaaaacgtagttttgtgaaaaacaaaaattttgtcactacattcgaaatgtttgaaaaaaatccgatcatttgatatcaaTACTGTGAAAAACAGAGGTTTGgagcattttttctaaaatatgtagtttggtttggttgtggaaattttgagtattttcttaaaatgctgttattacattcgaaatgtatgaaaaattccgatcattcgATACCCGTTTCGTGAAAAacagaattttgagtatttttttcgaaaaaaacgcaattttgtgaaaattttgagtattttcaaaaaatgttgtctttacaatcgaaatgaatgaaacaATCCCGAAcatttgatgcccatattgtaaaacactgaaattttgagtattttttcgaaaatatgtagttttatgaaaattttgagtattttcaataaaaaaaggtattacattcgaaatgtattaaaataaaCCATTCATTTGAAAtctatattgcaataacaattattttgaatttttttttagagaaaaaaatggcactttcaggaaaaaaagtatttttgtgaaagttttcatgtaattataagtGCAATGGAAATCTGCCATCATCCCAATTCcaaaacattataattttttgatgtttgcattatttttcatacgattatagccaatgtctctcaTATAgacaaaatcccataagctctgtgtttTAGTTATGGTTTTGcttcccccatatgcggtgctaaaccgaggcatgactgtatgttacagacatgaccagaatgatcaaaacattttaggatagcaaaaaatcaaaaaagttcgATTTAAGTTGAGTGGTTATGTAACAGACATGACCAGAATGTCCAAAAAATTGGAGgatagcaaaaaatcaaaaaagttcgtttaacaattcaaattcaatttaaacgtttaaaaacaggaaatttttaaaacttttgaaattactCCGTAGATAAGGCTTAATGAACAAACTTCATTATTAAAATGTCTCCCAAAAATCAGTCATTGATggcaaatagattttttgtgaGAACACGAGAAATTCATTTGTTGATAACTCTTCCAGAACTGgttattttcttcaaaacatttttttttttttcaaaccgaaATTCTCTACACAAAGAAGAGGCAGCGCTTAAAAGTGTGAAGTAGGTGAACGCAACTAtacgttttttgttgtttctctgtgaaaagtaattttgtttcaaaacgaCAGACGGAATGTGGCACTTGTTTTACACAGGTTTCACCCACGAACAAACGGTATGTCACTACTGGTGGTGGTGTTGCTTTTGTTATTTGGCACATCTTGGCTACGGGAATAACTACAAAAGATTCTTGGATCCTTACAAATTcttacaaaacacacacacattcacaccgACATCTCCGGGCGTCACTCTTGGCACAGCACTGCTGTTCAGAAGAAACCGTTCTTTGTGGGCTGAGATGTGAAAAATCGTCTCGTTTTTCCTCGAGGATTTGCCGTGCTTCACGGCGTGGAAAGTGTGAAGGAATTTCGGAGGATTCCGCTTTTCCCTTGGAAGTCAACGTCGTCGTCGGCATGTCGTGTGATGTGACATTGTGAAACACACCCGGCAAACAACAAATTGTCGGGGGGTTTATCGTTGGCCGAAACTCATT from Culex quinquefasciatus strain JHB chromosome 3, VPISU_Cqui_1.0_pri_paternal, whole genome shotgun sequence includes:
- the LOC6038862 gene encoding lipase member I; protein product: MTWFLANYEVSPIGHRLPVTRSGVASESRALQQTFPNNSRIKHTINPTKPMHIIIHGWLDNPNRNWVQATARNLLEHLDTNVCIVGWRNLAHYYYSLTARVHTVKVSNHLTQFITFLNDLGLPLKNITLIGHSLGAHISGQVGHNFHGQIGAIYGLDPPELLFSVARGLQFRLDRSDARYVQMIIVTRNAGGLRRPDGHGNFFPNGGVFPQPNCVLPLFESAEFSDLLFCSHLHVTTLFRLSIVPGNAFVGRECASYGAFLHKRCASDRTNRLGIYSDRSGGDFYLKTTWFSPFVSSKNERFLPKMSV